The Actinocorallia herbida DNA window GGGCATCCGTCACCGTAAGGGCCTTCCGGTCCACGGTCAGCGCACGCAGACCAACGCGCGCACCCGCAAGGGCAAGAAGAAGACCGTCGCCGGCAAGAAGAAGGTCGGCAAGAAGTAGGCCTTAGGGGCTCCGCCAGCCAGGCAAGGCTGGGGCGCCCCGCCGACGACCGGTCCGATGACCTCTGGAGTGAAGAAGAGCAATGCCTCCTAAGAGCCGCCAGGGCGCACCCAAGAAGCTGCGCCGCAAGGAAAAGAAGAACGTCGCTCACGGGCACGCCCACATCAAGAGCACGTTCAACAACACCATCGTCTCCATCACCGACCCCAACGGGAACGTGATCGCCTGGGCCTCGTCCGGCCACGTGGGTTTCAAGGGCTCTCGCAAGTCCACCCCGTACGCCGCTCAGCAGGCCGCCGAGAGCGCCGCCCGCCGCGCCATGGAGCACGGCATGCGCAAGGTCGACGTCTTCGTTAAGGGTCCCGGCTCCGGCCGTGAGACCGCGATCCGCTCGCTCCAGGCCACCGGCCTCGAGGTCGGTTCGATCCAGGACGTCACGCCCGTGCCGCACAACGGCTGCCGCCCGCCGAAGCGTCGTCGGGTCTGATCGGAGAGATTGAGACATGGCTCGTTACACAGGTGCCGACTGCAAGCTTTGCCGTCGCGAGAAGACCAAGCTGTTCCTGAAGGGCAGCAAGTGCCTGGGCGCCAAGTGCCCGATCGAGAGCCGGCCCTACCCTCCGGGTGAGCACGGCCGCGGTCGGACCAAGGAGTCCGAGTACCAGCTGCAGCTTCGCGAGAAGCAGAAGACCCGCCGCATCTACGGTGTGCTGGAGCGTCAGTTCCGCAACTACTACGAAGAGGCGACCCGCAAGACCGGCAAGACGGGTGAGAACCTGCTCACGCTGCTCGAGCGCCGCCTCGACAACGTCGTCTACCGCGCCGGCTTCGCGAAGTCCCGCGACGCCGCCCGCCAGGCGATCCGCCACAACCACATCCTGGTGAACGGCAAGAAGGTCAACATCCCGTCGTTCCTCGTGTCCGAGAAGGACATCATCGAGGTCCGCGCGAAGTCGACCGAGATGACCCCGTTCGTGGTCGCCCGCGCCGAGTCCGAGGCCCACCAGGTTCCGGCCTGGATCGAGGTCGTCGCCGACAAGATGCGCGTTCTGGTGCACACCCTGCCGGTCCGTCAGCAGATCGACACGCAGGTCCAGGAGCAGTTGATCGTGGAGCTCTACTCGAAGTAATCCCCTCGGGGATCACTCCGGAGAGAACTCTCCCGCCCCCGGCAGGTGCTTCGGCGCCCGTCGGGGGCACCCTGTTAGGTGTCAAGGCCGTCAAATAGCGGGCGGCCCGACAGAAAGTGGGCATCATGCTCATCGCACAGCGTCCGGCTCTCACCGAAGAGCAGGTCGACGACTACCGCAGCCGCTTCGTCATCGAGCCGCTGGAGCCGGGCTTCGGCTACACCATCGGCAACTCGCTGCGGCGCACCCTGCTGTCCTCCATCCCCGGCGCCGCCGTCACCAGCATCCGCGTCGAGGGCGTCCTGCACGAGTTCTCCACCGTGCCGGGCGTCAAGGAGGACCTCACCGACGTCATCCTGAACCTCAAGC harbors:
- the rpsD gene encoding 30S ribosomal protein S4 — encoded protein: MARYTGADCKLCRREKTKLFLKGSKCLGAKCPIESRPYPPGEHGRGRTKESEYQLQLREKQKTRRIYGVLERQFRNYYEEATRKTGKTGENLLTLLERRLDNVVYRAGFAKSRDAARQAIRHNHILVNGKKVNIPSFLVSEKDIIEVRAKSTEMTPFVVARAESEAHQVPAWIEVVADKMRVLVHTLPVRQQIDTQVQEQLIVELYSK
- the rpsK gene encoding 30S ribosomal protein S11, with protein sequence MPPKSRQGAPKKLRRKEKKNVAHGHAHIKSTFNNTIVSITDPNGNVIAWASSGHVGFKGSRKSTPYAAQQAAESAARRAMEHGMRKVDVFVKGPGSGRETAIRSLQATGLEVGSIQDVTPVPHNGCRPPKRRRV